A single region of the Pseudomonas sp. B21-023 genome encodes:
- a CDS encoding ATP-binding cassette domain-containing protein, protein MIRLSNLTLQRGPQRLLEGAEMTLHTGHKAGLIGANGAGKSSLFALLRGELSPDAGDCQLPGDWRIAHMRQEVDTLDRIAVDYVLDGDVRLRKVQADLAAAELAHDGTALARLHSELDSADGYTADARARKLLAGLGFSNEQMDRRVGDFSGGWRMRLNLAQALMCPSDLLLLDEPTNHLDLDAILWLEDWLKGYPGTLLLISHDRDFLDAVVDHVLHVEQRKLNLYKGGYSAFERTRAERLAQQQQAYEKQQAQRAHMEKYIARFKAQATKARQAQSRIKALERMEELSAAHVDSPFDFVFRESEKISSPLLDLSEGRLGYGDKAILEKVKLQLAPGARIGLLGPNGAGKSTLIKNLAGELQPLSGRLVRGENLAVGYFAQHQLDSLDDKASPLLHLQRIAPGEREQTLRDFLGGFDFHGNRVDEPVVNFSGGEKARLALALIAWERPNLLLLDEPTNHLDLEMRLALTMALQEFAGAVVVVSHDRHLLKSTTNDFLLVADGKVDTFDGDLDDYSRWLVEFRQRNAPVSSTPANPDKTDKKAQRQAAAALRQQLAPHKKAADKLETELNQVHKDLAEVETALGDGGVYEAARKDELRDLLARQTKLKQREGELEEAWMEALETLESMQAELEALS, encoded by the coding sequence ATGATCAGACTATCGAACCTCACTTTACAGCGTGGTCCCCAGCGCCTGCTAGAAGGCGCCGAGATGACCCTGCACACCGGCCACAAGGCCGGCCTGATCGGTGCCAATGGTGCCGGCAAATCCAGCCTGTTCGCATTGCTGCGCGGCGAGCTGTCGCCCGATGCTGGTGACTGCCAGCTGCCCGGCGACTGGCGCATCGCCCATATGCGCCAGGAGGTCGATACCCTCGACCGTATCGCCGTGGACTATGTCCTCGATGGTGACGTGCGCCTGCGCAAGGTCCAGGCAGATCTGGCCGCCGCCGAACTGGCCCACGATGGCACTGCCCTGGCGCGCCTGCACAGTGAACTGGACAGCGCCGACGGCTACACCGCCGACGCCCGCGCCCGCAAGTTGCTGGCCGGCCTTGGCTTCAGCAACGAGCAGATGGACCGCCGCGTCGGCGACTTCTCAGGTGGCTGGCGGATGCGCCTGAACCTGGCCCAGGCCCTGATGTGCCCGTCCGACCTGCTGCTGCTCGACGAGCCGACCAACCACCTGGATCTCGACGCCATCCTCTGGCTGGAGGATTGGCTCAAGGGCTACCCGGGCACGCTGCTGCTGATCTCCCACGACCGCGACTTCCTCGATGCCGTGGTCGACCATGTGCTGCACGTCGAACAGCGCAAGCTCAATCTCTACAAGGGCGGCTACAGCGCCTTCGAGCGCACCCGCGCCGAACGCCTGGCGCAGCAGCAGCAGGCCTACGAGAAGCAGCAGGCGCAGCGCGCGCACATGGAAAAGTACATCGCCCGCTTCAAGGCCCAGGCCACCAAGGCCCGCCAGGCGCAGAGCCGGATCAAGGCCCTGGAGCGCATGGAGGAGCTGTCGGCGGCTCACGTCGACTCGCCCTTCGACTTCGTTTTCCGTGAGTCCGAGAAGATCTCCAGCCCCTTGCTCGACCTGTCCGAAGGCCGTCTGGGCTATGGCGACAAGGCCATCCTCGAGAAGGTCAAGCTGCAGCTGGCGCCGGGTGCGCGCATCGGTCTGCTCGGCCCCAACGGCGCGGGCAAGTCGACCCTGATCAAGAACCTCGCCGGTGAGCTGCAGCCATTGTCCGGGCGCCTGGTGCGTGGCGAAAACCTCGCCGTCGGCTACTTCGCCCAGCACCAGCTCGACTCGCTGGACGACAAGGCCAGCCCGCTGCTGCACCTGCAGCGCATTGCCCCGGGTGAGCGCGAGCAGACCCTGCGTGACTTCCTTGGTGGTTTCGACTTCCATGGCAACCGTGTCGACGAACCGGTGGTGAACTTCTCCGGTGGCGAAAAGGCCCGCCTGGCCCTGGCGTTGATCGCCTGGGAGCGGCCGAACCTGTTGCTGCTCGACGAGCCGACCAACCACCTGGACCTCGAGATGCGTCTGGCGCTGACCATGGCGCTGCAGGAATTCGCGGGTGCCGTGGTGGTGGTCTCCCACGACCGTCACCTGCTCAAGAGCACCACCAACGACTTCCTGCTGGTGGCCGACGGCAAGGTCGATACCTTCGACGGCGACCTCGACGACTACAGCCGCTGGCTGGTCGAGTTCCGCCAGCGCAACGCGCCGGTGAGCAGCACGCCGGCCAACCCGGACAAGACCGACAAGAAAGCCCAGCGCCAGGCGGCCGCGGCGCTGCGCCAGCAGTTGGCGCCGCACAAGAAGGCGGCCGACAAGCTGGAGACCGAGCTCAACCAGGTGCACAAGGACCTGGCCGAGGTCGAGACCGCCCTGGGCGACGGTGGCGTGTACGAGGCCGCGCGCAAGGACGAACTGCGCGACCTGCTGGCGCGCCAGACCAAGCTCAAGCAACGCGAAGGCGAGCTTGAGGAGGCCTGGATGGAGGCCCTGGAAACCCTTGAAAGCATGCAGGCCGAACTCGAGGCGCTGTCCTGA
- a CDS encoding slipin family protein — MFMQFGFSAVLVLLAILLLSALRILREYERGVVFQLGRFWQVKGPGLIILIPGIQQMVRVDLRTVVLDVPPQDVITRDNVSVKVNAVLYFRVLDPQKAIIQVEDFLAATSQLAQTTLRAVLGKHELDELLAEREQLNSDIREVLDAQTDAWGIKVANVEIKHVDLNESMIRAIARQAEAERERRAKVIHAEGELQASEKLMQAAQMLGKEPGAMQLRYMQTLGSIAGDKSSTIVFPLPLDLLKGLVDRQR, encoded by the coding sequence ATGTTCATGCAATTCGGTTTCAGCGCCGTACTGGTGCTGCTGGCCATACTGCTGCTGTCGGCGCTGCGCATCCTGCGCGAGTATGAGCGCGGCGTGGTGTTCCAGCTCGGGCGTTTCTGGCAGGTCAAGGGCCCGGGCCTGATCATCCTGATTCCGGGAATCCAGCAGATGGTGCGCGTCGACCTGCGTACCGTGGTGCTCGATGTGCCGCCCCAGGACGTGATCACCCGCGACAACGTCTCGGTCAAGGTCAACGCCGTGCTGTACTTTCGCGTGCTCGACCCACAGAAGGCGATCATCCAGGTCGAGGACTTCCTCGCCGCCACCAGCCAGCTGGCCCAGACCACCCTGCGGGCGGTGCTCGGCAAGCACGAGCTGGACGAACTGCTGGCCGAGCGCGAACAGTTGAACTCGGATATCCGCGAAGTGCTGGACGCGCAGACCGACGCCTGGGGCATCAAGGTGGCCAACGTCGAGATCAAGCACGTCGACCTCAACGAGTCGATGATCCGCGCCATTGCCCGCCAGGCCGAGGCCGAGCGTGAACGACGGGCCAAGGTGATCCATGCCGAAGGCGAGCTGCAGGCGTCGGAGAAACTCATGCAGGCGGCGCAGATGCTGGGCAAGGAGCCGGGGGCGATGCAACTGCGCTACATGCAGACGCTGGGTTCGATTGCCGGAGACAAGAGCTCGACCATCGTGTTTCCACTGCCGTTGGACTTGCTCAAGGGGCTGGTGGACCGGCAGCGCTGA
- a CDS encoding aminoacyl-tRNA deacylase: MRMAKTLQQRLDQANCDYDIIPHPHSATSLESARTAGVPAERVAKSVMLDDRHGNFIMAVLPANRHLDMTEVRMTGAWQLTRESNLPSLFGDCERGAIPALGDAYNIPMLLDRSLTRQGDVYLEAGDHDHLIHMSMEQYLKLVPHAEVRELS, encoded by the coding sequence ATGCGTATGGCCAAGACCCTTCAGCAGCGCCTGGACCAGGCCAACTGCGACTACGACATCATTCCCCATCCCCACTCGGCCACCAGCCTTGAGTCGGCGCGCACGGCCGGCGTACCCGCCGAGCGGGTCGCCAAGTCAGTGATGCTTGATGACCGCCATGGCAACTTCATCATGGCCGTGCTGCCGGCCAACCGGCATCTGGACATGACCGAGGTGCGCATGACCGGCGCCTGGCAGCTGACCCGCGAAAGCAACCTGCCGAGCCTGTTCGGCGATTGCGAGCGCGGCGCCATCCCGGCCCTGGGCGACGCCTACAACATTCCCATGCTGCTCGACCGGAGTCTTACCCGCCAGGGCGATGTCTACCTCGAGGCAGGTGACCACGATCATCTGATCCACATGAGCATGGAGCAATACTTGAAGCTGGTGCCGCACGCCGAAGTGCGCGAACTGAGCTGA
- a CDS encoding DUF2789 domain-containing protein, with protein sequence MEAPNHPFADLFKQLGLADDATSIDQFITTHSPLKNEIKLVDAPFWTEAQRTFLKESIIEDADWAVPFDQLNEALRRPRK encoded by the coding sequence ATGGAAGCACCGAACCATCCATTTGCCGACCTGTTCAAGCAACTGGGGCTGGCGGACGATGCCACCAGCATCGACCAGTTCATTACCACTCATTCGCCGTTGAAGAATGAGATCAAGCTGGTGGACGCACCGTTCTGGACCGAGGCGCAAAGAACCTTTTTGAAGGAAAGCATCATAGAGGACGCCGATTGGGCGGTACCCTTCGACCAACTCAACGAAGCGCTGCGTCGCCCCCGCAAATAA
- a CDS encoding nodulation protein NfeD, translated as MLLLLLILGFAPGGQSAPGANVWLLSVDDAIGPASADYLLRGLDQAQAQRAQLVVIRLDTPGGLDSAMRQIIKAILASPVPVATYVAPGGARAASAGTYILYASHIAAMAPGTNLGAATPVQVGAPGKAEQPATNSEEGTLARKQVNDAAAYIRGLAQLRGRNADWAEKAVREAVSLSASEAQRLQVIDLVAADLPDLLRQLDGKSLLVAGQTVQLRTHEASVTEHLPDWRTRLLAVITNPSVALILIMIGVYGLLFEFMNPGSGVGGVVGGICLLLALYALQLLPVSHAGVALILLGVAFMVAEAFLPSFGVVGFGGIVAFVVGAVILMDTDAPGFGIPLALIISLAVLSALLLGGVLGMAVKARRRALVSGDAGLVGSLVTVTQVRTDNPFCGSAQAQGEQWQVQCATPLQPGQHVRVTARHGVTLEVSATAPTAQGE; from the coding sequence ATGCTGCTGTTGCTGTTGATCCTCGGCTTCGCGCCGGGTGGCCAGAGCGCGCCTGGCGCAAATGTATGGCTGTTGAGCGTCGATGATGCCATCGGCCCGGCCAGCGCCGACTACCTGCTGCGTGGGCTGGACCAGGCGCAGGCACAACGCGCGCAACTGGTGGTGATCCGCCTCGATACCCCCGGTGGGCTGGACAGCGCCATGCGCCAGATCATCAAGGCGATCCTGGCAAGCCCCGTGCCGGTGGCCACCTACGTCGCCCCGGGTGGGGCCAGGGCAGCCAGCGCCGGCACTTACATCCTCTACGCCAGCCATATCGCGGCCATGGCCCCAGGGACCAACCTCGGCGCCGCGACGCCAGTCCAGGTCGGCGCTCCCGGCAAAGCTGAACAACCCGCCACGAACAGCGAAGAAGGCACACTGGCACGCAAACAGGTCAATGACGCCGCCGCCTACATCCGTGGCCTGGCCCAGCTGCGCGGGCGCAACGCCGACTGGGCGGAGAAGGCCGTGCGCGAGGCTGTCAGCCTGTCCGCCAGCGAAGCCCAGCGCTTGCAGGTAATCGACCTGGTCGCCGCTGACCTCCCCGACCTGCTGCGCCAGCTCGATGGCAAGTCACTGCTCGTCGCTGGCCAGACCGTGCAACTGCGCACCCATGAGGCCAGCGTGACCGAACACCTGCCGGACTGGCGCACCCGCCTGCTGGCGGTGATCACCAACCCCAGCGTGGCGCTGATCCTGATCATGATCGGCGTGTACGGCCTGCTGTTCGAATTCATGAACCCGGGCTCCGGGGTCGGCGGCGTGGTCGGCGGCATCTGCCTGCTGCTGGCGCTGTATGCCCTGCAACTGCTGCCGGTGAGCCATGCCGGGGTGGCGTTGATCCTGCTCGGGGTGGCGTTCATGGTCGCCGAGGCGTTCCTGCCCAGCTTCGGCGTGGTCGGCTTCGGCGGCATCGTCGCCTTCGTCGTCGGGGCGGTGATCCTGATGGACACCGACGCCCCCGGCTTCGGCATTCCGCTGGCGCTGATCATCAGCCTGGCAGTGCTCTCAGCGCTGTTGCTCGGCGGCGTGCTGGGCATGGCAGTGAAAGCGCGCCGGCGCGCCCTGGTCAGCGGCGATGCCGGGCTGGTGGGCAGCCTGGTCACGGTGACGCAGGTGCGCACCGACAACCCGTTCTGCGGTTCGGCACAGGCCCAGGGCGAACAGTGGCAGGTGCAGTGTGCGACACCACTGCAACCTGGCCAGCACGTGCGAGTGACGGCCCGTCATGGCGTGACCCTGGAGGTCAGCGCCACTGCGCCCACGGCGCAAGGAGAGTAG
- a CDS encoding NADH:ubiquinone oxidoreductase subunit N, which yields MKDPYAPGFWCTVTILGTLTAGYFYGIRHTHQMNQAVQFLYAAAAVTAAVALCGLAWIAWQHLHLNKREVAQGRTLLTIWNTKVALRRVETVFDRYFWGSYWHSGRTFEEVMGELKGTPLEQSLDALKRQCRELDREVHDHHHHWLANARDLSSVATAMARERYQLDLCDAPVREGGNTAVLNRDLEVLVYTWSARLRSFDHQLDELERAYH from the coding sequence ATGAAAGATCCCTACGCACCAGGATTCTGGTGCACCGTGACGATCCTGGGCACCCTGACCGCCGGCTACTTCTACGGTATACGGCACACCCACCAGATGAACCAGGCCGTGCAGTTTCTCTATGCCGCCGCCGCCGTTACCGCGGCGGTGGCGCTCTGCGGCCTGGCCTGGATCGCCTGGCAGCATTTGCACCTGAACAAGCGTGAGGTGGCCCAGGGGCGAACGTTGCTGACCATCTGGAACACCAAGGTCGCCCTGCGCCGGGTCGAGACGGTGTTCGACCGCTACTTCTGGGGCAGCTACTGGCACTCCGGGCGCACCTTCGAGGAGGTGATGGGCGAGCTCAAGGGCACACCGCTGGAGCAGAGCCTCGACGCCCTCAAGCGCCAGTGCCGGGAACTCGACCGCGAGGTGCACGACCACCACCATCACTGGCTGGCCAATGCCCGCGACTTGTCCAGCGTGGCCACGGCGATGGCCCGCGAGCGCTATCAGCTGGACCTGTGCGATGCCCCGGTGCGCGAGGGCGGCAATACCGCCGTGCTCAATCGCGATCTGGAAGTGCTGGTGTACACCTGGTCGGCGCGCCTGCGCAGCTTCGACCATCAACTGGACGAGCTGGAGCGCGCTTACCACTGA
- a CDS encoding CBS domain-containing protein, which produces MKNVEQILKAKSQHQTVYTIGPDDSVLDALKLLAEKNVGALPVMENDQVVGIVSERDYARKLVLKGRSSAATPVREIMSSPVVTVEPKQNLEYCMNLMTNRHLRHLPVVDNGKLLGLLSIGDLVKETIAEQANLILQLEQYIRGE; this is translated from the coding sequence ATGAAGAACGTCGAACAAATCCTCAAAGCCAAGTCCCAGCATCAAACCGTCTACACCATAGGCCCTGATGACTCGGTGCTGGATGCCTTGAAGCTGCTGGCGGAGAAGAACGTCGGTGCATTGCCGGTGATGGAAAACGATCAGGTCGTAGGCATCGTCAGCGAGCGCGACTATGCCCGCAAACTGGTACTCAAGGGACGCTCGTCGGCTGCCACGCCGGTACGGGAAATCATGAGTTCGCCGGTGGTCACCGTGGAGCCCAAGCAGAACCTCGAGTACTGCATGAACCTGATGACCAACCGCCACCTGCGCCACCTGCCGGTAGTAGACAACGGCAAACTGCTGGGGTTGCTGTCGATCGGCGACCTGGTGAAGGAAACCATTGCCGAGCAGGCCAACCTGATCCTGCAGCTTGAGCAATACATCCGCGGCGAATGA
- a CDS encoding DUF3857 and transglutaminase domain-containing protein gives MFTSYLAPLAGVLAFTLACITPAQARDDGTDHSVTLEKVVQTFTVQADGSFQVAVESISRINEERAIQAKAQQPLSYNRSYETLEVDEAFTQKPDGRKVMVDASQIKEQQEQASTYAPMFQDSRVKVVIFPEVAVGDRLVLRYKRHRNTALFPGHFEDLTGPDFHPVEQFSLIYDLPADLPLYADARGFKASSPKAGKGRKVYRWDFVPADRARIEASAVSYLDYGQYLAVSTFKDYAGLAASYQARAGVEVTPAIAALAEQLTANLPDARAKALKLSDWVRENIRYVAVYVGAGGVVPHSAQSVLDNRYGDCKDHVALLEALLKAAAIESSPALINLGNAYHLPKVPTLGVLNHVLTYVPSLDLYLDSTDPSVAAGYLPLMDLDKTTLLTASGEFGKTPASQFGKQVGEMLFKVKGTGAADFTGASTIEGWASEVNRYGAKSMKPADLDRMVEQVLNAYGQRGSGKILIQPSVAPEHFHSQVQGHTENLVNLPGPVGLPALSSLVGGISQMVYGFAAENERTQGFVCISNETVEKSRFEFPAEVTVLATPKAVAVKEGSFDYSARYTRDGNAVVVERRMQFKHPKAVCTPEEFKAMKPVIETMVRDLQGQIIVQG, from the coding sequence ATGTTCACGTCTTACCTTGCACCCCTGGCCGGGGTGCTGGCCTTCACCCTTGCCTGCATCACGCCCGCCCAGGCCCGGGACGATGGCACCGACCACTCTGTCACCCTGGAAAAGGTCGTGCAGACCTTCACCGTGCAGGCCGACGGCAGCTTCCAGGTGGCGGTCGAGTCGATCTCGCGCATCAACGAAGAGCGGGCCATCCAGGCCAAGGCCCAGCAGCCGTTGAGCTACAACCGCTCGTACGAAACCCTGGAGGTCGACGAAGCCTTCACCCAGAAGCCCGATGGGCGCAAGGTGATGGTCGATGCCTCGCAGATCAAGGAGCAGCAGGAGCAGGCGTCCACCTACGCGCCGATGTTCCAGGACTCCCGGGTCAAGGTGGTGATCTTCCCGGAAGTGGCCGTCGGCGATCGCCTGGTGCTGCGTTACAAGCGCCATCGCAACACTGCGCTGTTCCCCGGCCACTTCGAGGACCTCACCGGCCCGGATTTCCACCCCGTGGAGCAGTTCTCGCTGATCTACGACCTGCCGGCGGATCTGCCGCTGTACGCTGATGCCCGTGGCTTCAAGGCGTCCTCGCCCAAGGCCGGCAAGGGCCGCAAGGTCTACCGCTGGGACTTCGTGCCCGCCGACAGGGCCAGGATCGAGGCGAGTGCCGTGTCCTACCTGGACTATGGCCAGTACCTCGCGGTGTCGACCTTCAAGGATTACGCTGGGCTTGCCGCCAGCTACCAGGCGCGCGCCGGCGTGGAAGTGACGCCGGCCATCGCCGCACTGGCCGAGCAGTTGACGGCGAACCTGCCCGATGCCCGGGCCAAGGCGCTCAAACTCAGCGACTGGGTACGTGAGAACATCCGCTACGTAGCGGTCTATGTCGGTGCCGGCGGGGTGGTTCCGCATTCGGCGCAGAGCGTGCTGGACAACCGCTATGGCGACTGCAAGGACCATGTCGCCCTGCTCGAGGCGTTGCTCAAGGCCGCGGCCATCGAAAGCTCGCCTGCCCTGATCAACCTCGGCAATGCCTATCACCTGCCCAAGGTGCCGACCCTGGGCGTGCTCAACCATGTGTTGACCTACGTACCGAGCCTGGATCTGTACCTGGACTCGACCGACCCGTCGGTGGCCGCCGGCTACCTGCCGCTGATGGACCTGGACAAGACGACGCTGCTGACCGCCTCGGGCGAATTCGGCAAGACCCCGGCCTCCCAGTTCGGTAAGCAGGTCGGTGAGATGCTGTTCAAGGTCAAGGGCACGGGCGCCGCGGACTTCACCGGCGCTTCGACGATCGAGGGTTGGGCCAGCGAGGTCAACCGCTATGGCGCCAAGTCGATGAAACCGGCAGATCTCGACCGTATGGTCGAGCAGGTGCTCAATGCCTACGGGCAGCGAGGTAGCGGCAAGATCCTGATCCAGCCATCGGTGGCGCCGGAGCACTTCCACAGCCAGGTCCAGGGCCATACCGAGAACCTGGTGAACCTGCCAGGGCCAGTGGGGCTTCCAGCACTGAGCAGCCTGGTCGGTGGCATCTCGCAGATGGTCTATGGTTTTGCCGCTGAAAACGAACGCACCCAGGGCTTCGTCTGCATTTCCAACGAAACGGTGGAGAAGTCGCGCTTCGAGTTCCCTGCCGAAGTAACCGTCCTGGCGACGCCCAAGGCCGTTGCCGTGAAGGAAGGAAGCTTCGACTACAGTGCCCGTTACACGCGCGATGGCAATGCCGTGGTGGTCGAGCGGCGCATGCAGTTCAAGCATCCGAAGGCGGTGTGCACGCCTGAAGAGTTCAAGGCGATGAAGCCAGTCATTGAAACCATGGTCAGGGACCTGCAAGGCCAGATCATCGTGCAGGGCTGA
- a CDS encoding LysE family transporter, producing the protein MSMETWLAFFAACWVISLSPGAGAIASMSSGLQYGFWRGYWNALGLQLGLIVQIAVIAAGVGAILAASATAFQVIKWFGVAYLVYLAYKQWQALPMDMSDESGVRPIGKPLSLVFRGFLVNVSNPKALVFMLAVLPQFINPHEALLPQYVAITVTMISVDMLVMAGYTGLASRVLRLLRTPKQQKRLNRTFAGLFIGAATFLATLRRAPI; encoded by the coding sequence ATGTCGATGGAAACGTGGTTGGCCTTCTTTGCCGCGTGCTGGGTGATCAGCCTGTCGCCGGGTGCCGGGGCGATCGCCTCGATGTCCAGCGGGCTGCAGTACGGTTTCTGGCGTGGTTACTGGAACGCCCTGGGCCTGCAACTGGGCCTGATCGTGCAGATCGCCGTCATCGCCGCCGGTGTCGGCGCCATCCTCGCCGCTTCCGCCACGGCCTTCCAGGTCATCAAGTGGTTCGGCGTCGCCTACCTGGTCTACCTTGCCTACAAACAATGGCAAGCCCTGCCGATGGACATGAGCGACGAGTCCGGCGTGCGGCCGATCGGCAAGCCGCTGAGCCTGGTGTTCCGTGGCTTCCTGGTCAACGTCAGCAACCCCAAGGCGCTGGTGTTCATGCTCGCGGTGCTGCCGCAGTTCATCAACCCGCACGAGGCGTTGCTGCCGCAGTACGTGGCGATCACCGTGACCATGATCAGCGTCGACATGCTGGTGATGGCGGGTTACACCGGCCTGGCTTCGCGGGTGCTGCGCCTGTTGCGTACGCCGAAGCAGCAGAAACGCCTGAACCGTACCTTTGCCGGATTGTTCATTGGCGCGGCGACCTTCCTCGCCACCCTGCGCCGCGCGCCGATCTGA
- a CDS encoding mechanosensitive ion channel family protein, translating to MEELRSLLPGQWMDSMWLGLQILLILIAAFVLQRMVARGLRSLGERYPLPHELMVPVRGALRWLIMGSALLFVLERLGVSATVLWTALSGFVAVAAVAFFAIWSVLSNLLCAVLIFTVGPFRIGDVVELVDTLDKPGVKGRVIAINLLYTTLMETPEAGGALVQVPNSQFFQKAVRRWRGAEATTAVKPESIETD from the coding sequence ATGGAGGAGCTGCGCTCGCTGTTACCGGGGCAGTGGATGGACTCGATGTGGCTGGGGTTGCAGATTCTGCTGATCCTGATCGCCGCGTTCGTCCTGCAGCGCATGGTCGCTCGCGGGTTGAGAAGCCTGGGCGAACGCTACCCGTTGCCGCACGAGCTGATGGTGCCGGTGCGCGGCGCCTTGCGCTGGCTGATCATGGGCAGCGCGCTGTTGTTCGTGCTCGAGCGCCTGGGTGTATCGGCCACGGTGCTGTGGACCGCGCTGTCGGGCTTCGTCGCGGTGGCGGCGGTGGCGTTCTTCGCTATCTGGAGCGTGCTGTCCAACCTGCTGTGCGCGGTGCTGATCTTCACCGTCGGGCCGTTTCGTATCGGCGATGTGGTCGAGCTGGTCGATACCCTCGACAAACCGGGGGTGAAGGGCCGGGTGATCGCCATCAACCTGCTGTACACCACGCTGATGGAAACGCCGGAAGCGGGTGGCGCACTGGTGCAGGTGCCCAACAGCCAGTTCTTCCAGAAAGCCGTGCGCCGTTGGCGTGGCGCCGAGGCCACCACTGCGGTCAAGCCGGAATCGATCGAAACCGACTGA
- a CDS encoding dipeptidase, giving the protein MPFTKLSAASLLLASVAMFSIPAQANLSQQQSAAIIKAYDGSDPADFKQFLGKLAGSDLAKADKLDDTLKLYLAGKPLAAEQQDEINRLLGLYTRIKYGKAAKETLRELVEIPTVRKEGVPQHENPDFLKIADKIKALAEGFGLQFRNIDNRVYEITLGEGKEVIGIHAHADVVPVTPENWKLKDGTKLDPFKVTLVGDRMYGRGTEDDKNGIVVALYALKVAKDEKLPLARQFKLLVDTTEETTGDAIPYYFERNATPDYNLALDGGYPVVIAEKGYGTVMATFAKRAGDGKGAEVINLTGGLATNQIPGSSVATLTGDKPAELAKALEKAGAAYVKRHGGDFSIDAKVDGKQVLLTVTGVSAHSSEPESGVNPVARMLDFLNGLGKEVPLKHNHITDAARYAADNWGLDYLGNKLGVGFKDNFMGPLTTSLTFVGLDDKALKLAVNLRIPKGKSLDTLKGEISGKLDSWVAKSQTKVAFDYTMDEPMYRNPEGEWVKALLAVASENLGMKHEYGTSAGATSVHDLPNGVQFGLAMPDVKYTGHNDNEFKTVEQFMLDLQIVSEMVARIGQMPKL; this is encoded by the coding sequence ATGCCATTTACCAAGCTATCCGCCGCATCGCTCCTGCTGGCCAGCGTGGCCATGTTCTCGATCCCGGCCCAGGCCAACCTCTCCCAGCAGCAGTCCGCCGCCATCATCAAGGCCTACGACGGCAGCGACCCGGCCGACTTCAAGCAGTTCCTCGGCAAGCTGGCCGGCAGCGACCTGGCCAAGGCCGACAAGCTGGACGACACCCTCAAGCTGTACCTGGCCGGCAAGCCCCTGGCTGCCGAGCAGCAGGACGAGATCAACCGCCTGCTGGGCCTGTACACCCGCATCAAGTACGGCAAGGCCGCCAAGGAGACCCTGCGCGAGCTGGTGGAGATCCCGACCGTTCGCAAAGAGGGTGTGCCGCAGCACGAAAACCCGGATTTCCTCAAGATCGCCGACAAGATCAAGGCCCTGGCCGAGGGCTTCGGCCTGCAGTTCCGCAATATCGACAACCGCGTCTACGAGATAACCCTCGGCGAGGGCAAGGAAGTCATCGGCATCCACGCCCATGCCGACGTGGTGCCTGTCACACCGGAAAACTGGAAGCTCAAGGACGGCACCAAGCTCGACCCGTTCAAGGTCACCCTGGTGGGCGACCGCATGTATGGCCGCGGCACCGAGGACGACAAGAACGGCATCGTCGTGGCGCTCTACGCGCTGAAAGTAGCCAAGGACGAAAAGCTGCCACTGGCGCGCCAGTTCAAGCTGCTGGTGGACACCACCGAGGAAACCACCGGTGACGCCATTCCCTACTACTTCGAACGCAACGCCACCCCCGACTACAACCTCGCGCTGGACGGCGGCTACCCGGTCGTGATCGCCGAGAAGGGCTATGGCACCGTCATGGCCACCTTCGCCAAGCGTGCCGGTGATGGCAAAGGCGCCGAGGTGATCAACCTCACCGGCGGCCTGGCCACCAACCAGATCCCCGGCAGCTCGGTGGCGACATTGACCGGCGACAAGCCGGCCGAGCTGGCCAAGGCCCTGGAAAAAGCCGGCGCGGCCTACGTCAAGCGCCATGGTGGTGACTTCAGCATCGACGCCAAGGTCGACGGCAAGCAGGTGCTGCTGACCGTGACCGGCGTGTCGGCGCACTCCTCCGAGCCCGAGTCCGGGGTCAACCCGGTGGCGCGCATGCTCGACTTCCTCAATGGCCTGGGCAAGGAGGTGCCGCTCAAGCACAACCACATCACCGACGCCGCCCGCTACGCCGCCGACAACTGGGGCCTGGACTACCTGGGCAACAAGCTTGGCGTGGGCTTCAAGGACAACTTCATGGGCCCGCTGACCACCTCGCTGACCTTCGTCGGCCTGGATGACAAGGCGCTGAAGCTGGCGGTGAACCTGCGCATTCCCAAAGGCAAGTCGCTCGACACCCTCAAGGGTGAGATCTCCGGCAAGCTCGACAGCTGGGTTGCCAAGAGCCAGACCAAGGTGGCCTTCGACTACACCATGGACGAGCCGATGTACCGCAACCCCGAAGGCGAGTGGGTCAAGGCCCTGCTGGCCGTGGCCAGCGAGAACCTTGGCATGAAGCACGAGTACGGCACCTCCGCTGGCGCCACCTCGGTGCACGACCTGCCCAACGGCGTGCAGTTCGGCCTGGCCATGCCGGATGTGAAGTACACCGGGCACAACGACAACGAGTTCAAGACCGTGGAGCAGTTCATGCTCGACCTGCAGATCGTCAGCGAGATGGTGGCGCGGATCGGGCAGATGCCGAAGCTCTGA